The Candidatus Eisenbacteria bacterium sequence GCACGCCGGTGAGGTCGCGCAGCTTCCCGTCAATGTCGTTGGCGGTGATCGGCTGCCCGCCGAGCTTGAAGGTGAAGCCGTTCAGCGTGGAGGCCTGCTGCGTCTCGGATTCGATGCGCGCGGTCACCAGCGCCGGGTTGGTCATGGGGCCCTCGGCCGCATTCAGCAGCGCGCGCCGCAGCTGCCGGACGGTGAGCGGCGTGAGATCGGCCTCGTGCCGGAGCAGCTCGCGGCACTCGCGGAGGAGCACCGGGTTGCCGCAGAACGCGGCGCGGGCCTTGCCGGCCGCGGTGGAGGCGGCGTCGTGCTCGGGCGTGACGTCGGTGGCGGCATCCCACAGGGCCCCCTGCTCCACCGTGTAGAGCGCCTTGTAGCCCGCATTCAGGATCTCGAGGAAGCGGTCGGCGCGCTCCTGGACGGCCGCGCGGGGGACGGCAGTGGTGTCGGCGGCGGCAAGGACGCCCGCCGACCCGAGGAGGAGCGCGGCGGTGATCGTCGCGGAAATCCAGCGGCCGGTCATGGGGATCTCCTGGTTCGGTTTTGCAAGGGCCCGGGGCGCGGGGCGCGGCGGGCGGATGACGCAGGGTCCGGTGGCAGGCTAGCAGAGTTTCGAGGGAGGCGACAAACGGAAGGGCGCGGGCCTAGACCCCAGGGTACAGCCTCTCGAATTCCGGGTCCCCGTGGAGGACGGCGAGCTCCGGATCGCGGCGGGCCCATGCGGATTCGCGGAAGCCGTTCTCCCACGCCTTTCTCAGCGCGTCGAGGGCCTCGGGCTTGCGCTCCAGGGTGCAGAACACGCAGGCGGCGTTGTACTGCACGGTGGCCTCGTTGGGGCGGAGCACGATCGCGAGCGTGGCTTCGCGCACGGCGTCCTCCCCGCGGCCCATGGTGGCGTACTCGCCGGCGAGATGGATGCGCGCGCGGGCGTCCTCGGGCACCTGCTGGAGGTGGTTCTCCAGCGCCACGATGAGCCGCTGGCTCACGTTGCGGAGCGCCTCCTCCTTGCCCAGGGCACCGAGCGCGTTCTCGATGGGCACGTACACGTTGTAGTCCTCGCCGCTCACCTCCAGCGCGATGTCGGCGATGTCCGCCACCTCCTGGTAGCGGCCCGCGGCGAACAGCGCACGACCCAGCAGGTAGTACGCGCCCTCGCAGTCGGGCTTGTGCGCGATCGCCTTGCGCACGATGCGCACCGCCTCGTCGTGCTGTCCCGATGCGTACAGCACCCAGGCCTGGCCCACCTGCACCTCGGGGATGTCGGGGCCCATCGCCACCGCCTTCTCGGCGGCGGCCACGGCCCGCTGCATCCAGTCGGCGTCGCGCCCGTAGTTGAAGTGGCGGTGCGCGCAGGCGTTGGCGATCGCCGCGTAGGCCAGCGCGAAGCCGGGGTCCAGGGCCACGGCGTTCTCAAACATCTGCAGGGCGAATTCGAGGTCCTGGCGCGTCATCCGGCGCGCGTAGCTCTTGCCCCGCAGGAACAGGTCGTAGGCCTGGAGATTCTCGGTGGGCTTGGCCGCGAGGGCCGCCTGCTCCTGCGGCGAGAGCGTGACCCGCAGCGCCTCGGCGATCTTGCGCGCGATCTCGTCCTGCACCTCGAACACGTCCTGCATCTCGCGGTCGTAGCGCTCGGACCACAGCGGGAAGTCGGTGCGCGTGTCGATGAGCTGCGCGTTGATCCGCAGGCGATTGCCGGCCCGGCGCACGCTGCCCGTGAGAACGCAGGCGGCGTTCAGCTGCTGCCCGATCTGGGCGGGCGTCACCTGCTTGTCGCGGTACGCCAGCACCGTGGGCCGGGAGTAGGTGTTGAGCCCGCGGATCTTCGAGAGCTCGGTGATGATGTCCTCGGTGACCCCGTCGCGGAAGTACTCGTCCTCCTTCACCCCGCTCAGGTTCTCGAAGTACAGCACCGCGACCGAGCGATCGCCCGGGGCGGGGGCCGCGCGGCCCTCGCCGCCGTCGGCGGCCCGCTGGCGCCCGGACTCGGTGTCCCGCTTGAGCCGCGCCAGGTCGGTCTTGAAGTCGGTGGCCGACTGGTAGCGCAGCGCGCGGTCCTTCTCCAGCGCCTTGTCCAGGATCCGCCCGAATTCGGGCGGCAGCGAGGCGTTGGCCTGCGTGACCGGCACCGGGTCGCGATTGAGGATGGCGTCGAAGATCACGGCGGAAGTCTCACCCAGGAAGGGCGCGGTGCCGGTGGCCGCCTGGTAGAGCACGGTGCCGAGCGAGAACAGGTCGGTGCGCGCGTCCGTGAGCTGCCCCCGGGCCTGCTCCGGCGACATGTACGAGACGGTGCCCAGGGCGGTGCCGGGCAGCGTGAG is a genomic window containing:
- a CDS encoding protein kinase is translated as MPSLDPLVDSTVTHYTVRQRLGSGGMGVVYEAEDSRLGRRVALKFLPDDLSQDGQMLERFQREARAASALNHPGICTVYSIEQHDRRHFIVMELLEGQNLAQRIGRQPFPLEQLLDLGIQVADALESAHAKGIVHRDIKPANIFVSPRGQVKILDFGLAKIESPRRPSADAAPPASSLETLVSRDELTLPGTALGTVSYMSPEQARGQLTDARTDLFSLGTVLYQAATGTAPFLGETSAVIFDAILNRDPVPVTQANASLPPEFGRILDKALEKDRALRYQSATDFKTDLARLKRDTESGRQRAADGGEGRAAPAPGDRSVAVLYFENLSGVKEDEYFRDGVTEDIITELSKIRGLNTYSRPTVLAYRDKQVTPAQIGQQLNAACVLTGSVRRAGNRLRINAQLIDTRTDFPLWSERYDREMQDVFEVQDEIARKIAEALRVTLSPQEQAALAAKPTENLQAYDLFLRGKSYARRMTRQDLEFALQMFENAVALDPGFALAYAAIANACAHRHFNYGRDADWMQRAVAAAEKAVAMGPDIPEVQVGQAWVLYASGQHDEAVRIVRKAIAHKPDCEGAYYLLGRALFAAGRYQEVADIADIALEVSGEDYNVYVPIENALGALGKEEALRNVSQRLIVALENHLQQVPEDARARIHLAGEYATMGRGEDAVREATLAIVLRPNEATVQYNAACVFCTLERKPEALDALRKAWENGFRESAWARRDPELAVLHGDPEFERLYPGV